One segment of Anguilla anguilla isolate fAngAng1 chromosome 1, fAngAng1.pri, whole genome shotgun sequence DNA contains the following:
- the si:ch211-254p10.2 gene encoding LOW QUALITY PROTEIN: solute carrier family 40 member 1 (The sequence of the model RefSeq protein was modified relative to this genomic sequence to represent the inferred CDS: inserted 2 bases in 2 codons), with protein sequence MSLRAEAAQCGGVVVEFESDDIRQARKSRSITGSALIYLKGPKFLIYVSGALSMWGDRMWHFAISVFLIELYGRNLLLTAVFGLVVAGSVLXLGALIGDWVDRNPRNKVAHASLFIQNISVTVCSIVLMLVFSYKEWIEQIWDGWLTVVCYTVVIILADVANLASTALTIAIQRDWIVVITGYNRGHLAGMNATMRRIDQVTNILAPLAVGQVMTLASNVVGCGFILGWNLVSLIVEFIFLSRVYRIVPALSVKPQVDEEEDQDFLESHGDRTSSQGDCPLRAAAELTEGNCNISLNLKEITNLPVCFQRFKCLLSTCKEGWQAYYRQPVFXAGMGLAFLYTTVLGFDCITTGYAYTQGISGSLLSLLMGVSAITGLMGTVMFTKLRKAYGLVNTGVISSCLHLGCLLLCVCSVFAPGSPVDLSLLMPLSEPNGTAAGAGGVEGQSQKHTWILWGSNQPLLPDRSSIHWTNNTVLFDNIPSGNTPDSYISIILLFLGVITARVGLWSFDLTVTQLLQENICESERGVVNGVQSSMNYLMDLLHFIMVISAPQPQHFGILVIISVLFITTGHTMYFLYARKAKRKHQLDT encoded by the exons ATGTCTCTGAGGGCAGAGGCAGCGCAATGCGGAGGGGTTGTCGTGGAGTTTGAGAGTGATGACATCAGGCAGGCCAGGAAGTCCAGGAGTATAACAG GGTCTGCACTCATCTACCTCAAGGGCCCAAAGTTCCTTATCTATGTCAGTGGAGCACTGTCCATGTGG GGGGACCGCATGTGGCACTTTGCCATCTCTGTCTTCCTGATCGAGCTCTATGGCCGGAACTTGCTGCTGACTGCTGTGTTCGGCCTTGTGGTGGCAGGGTCAGTGC CTCTCGGGGCTCTAATTGGAGACTGGGTTGACCGTAACCCCAGGAACAAAG TGGCCCATGCATCCTTGttcattcaaaacatttctgtgaCGGTGTGTAGCATTGTGCTGATGCTGGTGTTTTCATACAAAGAGTGGATTGAGCAAATTTGGGACGGCTGGCTGACT GTGGTTTGTTATACGGTGGTGATCATCCTGGCAGATGTGGCTAACCTCGCAAGCACGGCCCTGACTATTGCCATCCAGAGGGACTGGATTGTCGTCATAACCGGTTACAACCGGGGCCACCTTGCTG GGATGAATGCCACTATGCGGCGGATCGATCAGGTGACCAATATTCTGGCACCACTGGCAGTTGGGCAGGTCATGACCCTGGCCTCCAATGTGGTTGGCTGTGGCTTTATCTTGGGGTGGAACCTTGTGTCCCTCATTGTGGAGTTCATATTCCTTTCTCGAGTTTATCGCATTGTCCCTGCACTGTCAGTCAAACCGCAGGTGGATGAAGAGGAAGACCAGGACTTCCTGGAGAGTCACGGAGACAGGACAAGCTCACAAG GTGACTGTCCTCTGCGGGCAGCTGCTGAGCTCACAGAGGGAAACTGCAACATCAGCCTGAACCTGAAGGAGATCACCAACCTACCTGTGTGCTTTCAGAGGTTCAAGTGTCTCCTGAGCACCTGCAAGGAGGGCTGGCAGGCTTATTACCGACAGCCCGTCT TGGCAGGCATGGGCCTGGCTTTCCTCTACACCACAGTGCTGGGCTTTGACTGCATCACCACGGGCTACGCCTACACTCAGGGCATCAGCGGCTCCCTCCTCAGCCTGCTGATGGGCGTGTCGGCCATCACAGGCCTGATGGGAACGGTCATGTTCACCAAGCTGAGGAAAGCGTACGGCCTGGTCAACACGGGAGTCATCTCCAGCTGCCTGCACCTGGGCTGCCTCCTGCTGTGCGTGTGCTCCGTCTTTGCGCCCGGGAGCCCCGTGGACCTCAGCCTGCTGATGCCGCTGTCTGAGCCCAACGGCACGGcggccggggccgggggggtggaggggcagaGCCAGAAGCACACCTGGATCCTGTGGGGCAGCAaccagcccctcctcccagacCGCTCCTCCATCCACTGGACCAacaacactgtgctgtttgaCAACATCCCCTCCGGCAACACTCCAGACTCCTACATCTCCATCATTCTCCTGTTCCTGGGGGTTATCACGGCGAGGGTCG GCCTCTGGTCCTTTGACTTGACAGTGACCCAGCTCCTGCAGGAGAACATCTGTGAGTCGGAGCGGGGTGTGGTCAACGGTGTCCAGAGCTCCATGAACTATCTTATGGACCTGCTGCACTTCATCATGGTCATCTCAGCACCCCAACCACAGCACTTTGGCATTCTGGTCATCATCTCTGTACTGTTCATCACAACCGGGCACACCATGTACTTCCTGTATGCTCGTAAGGCCAAGAGGAAACACCAGCTGGATACGTAA